From one Enterobacter kobei genomic stretch:
- the uca gene encoding urea carboxylase codes for MFTKILIANRGAIACRILRTLRDINVQGVAVWSESDASSLHIREADEAISLGGGPAAQTYLQMDKILAAAHETGAQAIHPGYGFLSENAAFADACEAAGIAFIGPTAEQLRVFGLKHTARALAKTHGVPLLEGTDLLADGDAALAAAEQVGYPVMLKSTAGGGGIGMRVCDTPQALAEAFDVVQRLGINNFSDAGVFIEKYIPRARHLEVQIFGDGQGDVIALGVRDCSVQRRNQKVLEETPAPGLPAGMAEALCDAAIRLGQAVQYRSAGTVEFVYDSDAGQFYFLEVNTRLQVEHGVTEQVWGVDLVRMMIELAAGDLPPLRDIAARLSPRGHAVQARVYAEDPGRQFQPSPGLLTEVVFPPQDRQALRIDTWVESGCEVPPFFDPMLAKIITHQPGRREAIAALDAALAQTRLYGVETNRHYLRQILADAPFASGQPWTRCLENLHYQADTVEVLSPGTQSTVQDFPGRLGYWAVGVPPSGPMDDRALRLGNRLLGNAPGEAALEITLSGPTLKFNTAAVAVVTGAALSVTLDGEAQSMNRVFAIAAGSTLRLGDLTAQGVRSYLCMRGGFAVPDYLGSKSTFTLGQFGGHAGRALRTGDVLHLTPLTDTRTGAALPEALHTRLPAVRELRVIYGPHGAPEYFPPGFMDTFFSTDWEVHFNSSRTGVRLIGPKPEWVRESGGEAGLHPSNIHDNPYAIGAVDFTGDMPVILGPDGPSLGGFVCPVTVIEADLYQLGQLNAGDKVRFVPVSIDTARLLAHARAQELASLAPVNINWHPEPLASPVVMETGDGDKRLVARLAGDTHLLLEIGDAELDLVLRFRGHGLMQALEALALPGVIDLTPGIRSLQIHYQPDAMPLATLLKTVTAAWYGVCQQEDLQVPSRIVWLPLSWDDPACQKAIDKYMTTVRRDAPWCPSNLEFIRRINDLENIDAVYKTVFEASYLVMGLGDVYLGAPVATPLDPRHRLVTTKYNPARTWTAENSVGIGGAYMCVYGMEGPGGYQFVGRTLQMWDRYHDVPDFGGKPWLLRFFDQIRFYPVTADELLDIRRDFPLGRYPLRIESTTLRLAEYQQFLAAEADSIAAARRHQQAAFNAERQRWEASGQAHFDSHEAVADDSDEAPLQAGQRGIDSPIAGNLWQVNVEPGAQVREGDVLVVLESMKMEIPLVASADGVVAQVRVQPGSPVRAGQCVVVIMEK; via the coding sequence ATGTTCACGAAAATCCTTATTGCCAACCGCGGGGCCATTGCCTGCCGCATTCTGCGCACCCTGCGCGACATCAACGTCCAGGGCGTCGCCGTCTGGTCTGAATCGGACGCCAGCAGCCTGCACATTCGCGAAGCCGACGAGGCGATAAGTCTTGGCGGCGGCCCGGCGGCGCAAACCTATCTGCAAATGGATAAAATTCTTGCCGCCGCGCATGAAACCGGTGCGCAGGCGATCCATCCGGGCTATGGCTTTCTTTCGGAAAACGCCGCCTTTGCCGACGCCTGTGAAGCGGCGGGCATCGCCTTTATCGGCCCGACGGCAGAGCAGTTGCGCGTCTTTGGCCTGAAACATACCGCCCGCGCGTTAGCCAAAACGCACGGCGTACCGCTGCTTGAAGGCACCGATCTGCTGGCTGACGGCGACGCGGCGCTGGCGGCGGCTGAACAGGTCGGTTATCCGGTAATGCTGAAAAGCACCGCCGGCGGCGGCGGGATCGGCATGCGCGTCTGCGACACCCCGCAGGCGCTGGCGGAAGCCTTCGACGTGGTCCAGCGTCTGGGTATAAACAACTTCAGCGATGCGGGGGTGTTTATTGAAAAATACATCCCACGGGCGCGCCACCTCGAAGTGCAGATCTTTGGCGACGGGCAGGGCGATGTGATTGCCCTCGGCGTGCGTGACTGCTCCGTGCAGCGGCGTAATCAGAAAGTGCTGGAGGAAACCCCTGCGCCGGGCCTGCCTGCGGGTATGGCGGAGGCGTTGTGCGACGCCGCCATTCGCCTCGGGCAGGCGGTGCAGTATCGCAGCGCCGGGACGGTGGAGTTTGTCTATGACAGCGACGCCGGACAGTTCTATTTCCTCGAAGTGAATACCCGTTTGCAGGTGGAGCACGGCGTCACCGAACAGGTCTGGGGCGTGGATCTGGTGCGCATGATGATCGAACTGGCGGCAGGGGATCTGCCGCCGCTGCGTGACATCGCCGCACGACTTTCCCCGCGCGGTCATGCGGTGCAGGCACGCGTCTATGCCGAAGATCCGGGCCGCCAGTTTCAGCCTTCCCCCGGCCTGCTTACGGAAGTGGTGTTCCCGCCGCAGGATCGCCAGGCGCTGCGCATCGACACCTGGGTGGAGTCCGGCTGCGAGGTGCCGCCGTTTTTCGATCCGATGCTCGCCAAAATCATTACCCATCAGCCTGGCCGCCGCGAGGCGATTGCCGCGCTGGATGCGGCACTGGCTCAGACCCGGCTGTATGGCGTGGAAACCAACCGCCACTATTTACGGCAGATCCTGGCGGATGCGCCTTTTGCCAGTGGCCAGCCGTGGACGCGCTGCCTGGAAAATCTGCACTATCAGGCGGATACCGTCGAGGTGCTAAGCCCGGGTACCCAGAGCACGGTGCAGGATTTCCCTGGCCGTCTCGGTTACTGGGCAGTGGGCGTCCCGCCGTCCGGCCCGATGGACGATCGCGCGCTGCGGCTTGGCAACCGCTTACTGGGCAACGCGCCCGGCGAGGCGGCGCTGGAGATCACCCTTAGCGGTCCGACGCTGAAGTTCAACACCGCAGCGGTGGCCGTGGTGACCGGTGCTGCACTCAGCGTAACGCTGGACGGCGAGGCGCAGAGCATGAACCGCGTATTTGCCATTGCGGCGGGATCAACGCTGCGGCTGGGGGATCTGACCGCGCAGGGCGTGCGCAGCTACCTCTGCATGCGTGGCGGGTTCGCGGTACCTGATTACCTCGGCAGTAAAAGTACCTTTACCCTCGGGCAGTTCGGCGGCCATGCCGGACGCGCCCTGCGTACCGGCGATGTGCTGCACCTGACGCCGCTCACCGACACCCGTACCGGCGCGGCGCTGCCTGAGGCGCTGCATACCCGGCTGCCAGCCGTGCGGGAGCTGCGGGTGATCTACGGCCCGCACGGCGCACCGGAATATTTCCCCCCCGGCTTTATGGACACCTTTTTTTCCACCGACTGGGAAGTGCATTTCAACTCCAGCCGTACCGGCGTGCGTTTAATCGGCCCGAAACCTGAGTGGGTGCGCGAAAGCGGCGGCGAGGCGGGGCTGCATCCGTCAAATATCCACGACAACCCCTACGCCATCGGCGCGGTGGATTTTACCGGCGATATGCCGGTGATTTTAGGCCCGGACGGGCCGAGCCTCGGCGGTTTCGTCTGTCCGGTCACCGTTATTGAAGCGGATCTCTATCAGCTCGGGCAGCTCAATGCCGGGGATAAGGTGCGCTTTGTGCCGGTAAGCATCGACACCGCGCGACTACTGGCACACGCCCGGGCGCAGGAGCTGGCCTCGCTTGCGCCGGTCAACATTAACTGGCACCCGGAACCGCTCGCCTCGCCGGTGGTAATGGAAACCGGTGATGGCGATAAACGGCTGGTGGCGCGTCTGGCTGGCGATACGCATCTGCTGCTGGAAATCGGCGACGCCGAACTGGATCTGGTGCTGCGTTTTCGCGGTCACGGGCTGATGCAGGCGCTGGAGGCGCTGGCGCTGCCAGGGGTTATTGACCTGACCCCCGGCATTCGCTCGCTGCAAATCCACTACCAGCCTGACGCGATGCCGCTCGCCACGCTGCTGAAGACGGTAACCGCGGCCTGGTACGGCGTCTGTCAGCAGGAGGATTTACAGGTGCCGTCGCGCATCGTCTGGCTTCCGCTCTCATGGGACGATCCGGCGTGTCAGAAGGCCATCGACAAATACATGACCACCGTGCGACGGGATGCGCCCTGGTGTCCGAGCAACCTGGAGTTTATCCGCCGCATTAACGATCTGGAAAATATCGATGCGGTATATAAAACCGTCTTCGAAGCCAGCTATCTGGTGATGGGACTGGGGGATGTTTATCTCGGTGCGCCGGTGGCCACGCCGCTCGATCCGCGGCACCGGCTGGTAACCACCAAATATAACCCGGCGCGCACCTGGACGGCGGAAAACTCGGTCGGTATTGGCGGAGCCTATATGTGCGTCTATGGCATGGAAGGACCGGGAGGCTATCAGTTCGTCGGTCGCACGTTGCAAATGTGGGATCGCTATCATGACGTACCGGATTTCGGCGGCAAACCCTGGCTGCTGCGCTTTTTCGATCAGATCCGCTTTTATCCGGTAACCGCCGACGAACTGCTCGACATTCGCCGGGATTTCCCTCTTGGGCGCTATCCACTGCGCATCGAATCCACCACGCTGCGGCTGGCGGAGTATCAGCAGTTTCTGGCAGCGGAAGCGGACAGCATCGCCGCCGCCCGTCGCCATCAGCAGGCCGCCTTTAATGCCGAACGCCAGCGCTGGGAAGCCTCCGGGCAGGCACACTTCGACAGCCATGAGGCAGTCGCGGACGACAGTGATGAGGCACCGCTGCAAGCCGGTCAGCGCGGTATCGACAGCCCAATTGCCGGTAATCTGTGGCAGGTTAACGTTGAACCCGGCGCACAGGTACGCGAAGGCGATGTGCTGGTGGTGCTGGAGTCGATGAAGATGGAGATCCCGCTGGTGGCAAGCGCAGATGGCGTGGTGGCGCAGGTGCGTGTCCAGCCAGGCTCCCCGGTTCGCGCCGGGCAGTGTGTCGTGGTGATCATGGAAAAATAA
- a CDS encoding putative urea ABC transporter substrate-binding protein, translating to MKTLPLLRSLVLSLVMLTSLPALAAVKKEFNVCWTIYAGWMPWGTIAGDKIIDKWASKYGIKINVVQLNDYIESINQYTAGQFDGCTMTNMDALTIPAAGGVDTTALILGSYSEGNDGVVVKGEGKTLADLKGMKIYLPELSVSHYLLVRGLEKAGLAERDVTVVNTSDADIVSAFSTPDVKAAVAWNPQLSVIKSAPQATEVFSSAAVPGELIDMMVVNTATLKDNPALGKALTGAWYEMMGLMKAQDSNALNAMAAASGTDLAGYQAQLKTTHLFYTPADNLAFTTSADLAKTMQRVAQFSFDKGLLGDGAQSEDFIGMAFPGNVTQGDASNIKLRFDDSFLKMAVAGTL from the coding sequence ATGAAGACATTGCCATTGCTCCGCTCCCTCGTGCTGTCACTCGTGATGTTAACGAGCCTGCCCGCGCTTGCCGCCGTCAAGAAAGAATTCAACGTCTGCTGGACCATTTATGCTGGCTGGATGCCATGGGGCACCATCGCGGGCGATAAAATCATCGACAAATGGGCCAGTAAATACGGCATCAAAATCAACGTGGTGCAGCTTAACGACTACATCGAATCCATTAACCAATACACCGCAGGCCAGTTTGATGGCTGCACCATGACCAACATGGACGCGCTGACCATTCCGGCGGCGGGCGGCGTTGATACCACGGCGCTGATCCTCGGCAGCTACTCCGAAGGCAACGACGGCGTAGTGGTGAAAGGGGAAGGCAAGACCCTCGCGGATCTGAAAGGCATGAAGATCTACCTGCCGGAACTGTCAGTTTCCCACTACCTGCTGGTGCGCGGCCTGGAAAAAGCCGGGCTTGCCGAGCGCGATGTGACCGTGGTGAATACCTCCGATGCGGATATTGTCTCCGCGTTCAGCACGCCGGACGTGAAAGCGGCGGTGGCCTGGAACCCGCAGCTGTCGGTGATCAAAAGCGCACCGCAGGCTACTGAAGTCTTCAGCTCTGCCGCGGTGCCCGGTGAACTTATCGATATGATGGTGGTGAACACCGCCACCTTAAAAGACAACCCGGCGCTGGGCAAAGCCCTGACCGGTGCATGGTATGAAATGATGGGCCTGATGAAAGCCCAGGACAGCAACGCGCTTAATGCCATGGCGGCGGCGTCCGGCACCGATCTGGCGGGCTACCAGGCACAGCTCAAAACCACTCACCTGTTTTACACTCCGGCGGATAACCTTGCTTTTACCACCTCAGCCGACCTGGCGAAAACCATGCAGCGCGTGGCGCAGTTCTCCTTCGACAAAGGGCTGTTAGGCGATGGGGCGCAGAGTGAGGATTTCATCGGGATGGCCTTCCCGGGCAACGTCACGCAGGGCGATGCCAGCAATATCAAGCTGCGATTTGATGACAGCTTCCTGAAAATGGCCGTGGCCGGAACGCTCTGA
- a CDS encoding urea amidolyase associated protein UAAP2, with translation MTLVESQKNPQQAVFRHVIPAGEPYLFDVKRGQTLRLVDLEGNQAIDTLFYNADNPRERYDPQRTLRRQGNAYLTTGSVLWSGLGNPLLTIVADTCGRHDTLGGACAQESNTVRYSPEVRYMHSCRDNFLCACLHDGRLHKHDIGANINFFMNVPVTPEGGLTFADGISAPGKYVELRAECNVIVLISNCPQLNNPCNGWNPTPAEVLVWN, from the coding sequence ATGACGCTGGTTGAAAGCCAAAAAAATCCACAACAGGCGGTGTTTCGCCATGTGATCCCGGCAGGGGAACCTTATCTGTTTGACGTTAAACGCGGGCAGACGCTGCGTCTGGTCGATCTGGAAGGGAATCAGGCGATCGATACGCTGTTCTATAACGCTGATAACCCGCGCGAACGCTACGATCCTCAGCGCACGCTGCGCCGTCAGGGGAATGCGTATCTGACCACCGGCAGCGTGCTGTGGTCGGGGCTGGGTAATCCGTTGCTGACCATTGTGGCCGATACCTGCGGGCGTCACGATACGCTCGGCGGTGCCTGCGCTCAGGAGAGCAATACCGTGCGCTACTCGCCTGAGGTGCGCTACATGCATAGCTGCCGCGATAACTTTCTCTGCGCCTGTCTGCACGATGGTCGCCTGCACAAGCATGACATCGGCGCGAATATCAATTTCTTTATGAACGTGCCGGTGACGCCGGAAGGCGGGCTGACCTTTGCCGACGGCATTTCCGCGCCGGGTAAATACGTCGAGCTGCGCGCCGAATGCAATGTCATCGTGCTGATTTCCAACTGCCCGCAGCTCAATAATCCCTGCAACGGCTGGAACCCGACGCCGGCGGAGGTGCTGGTATGGAACTGA
- a CDS encoding serine/threonine protein kinase, giving the protein MTTSDYTPAIADALPPGYRFDEFEIQDVLQTTPCEIIYRAWDHQLERAVIIREYMPRAMVVRSDDMHLTLRSQQDHPAYSAGLAAFIQDARRLAKFNYPELVQVLRFWTENDTAYTVTRYYSGITLAELHQQQPDVLDEEWVRRILPMLCGALAALHAEGVIHRDLSPKSIQIQDNGVPLLLTFGVSRPQGDEVRDLNTTMLHAGYAPLEQYSSDLENQIGPWTDIYALGAVLYTLITGVAPPASVTRSIQDNCIRLTENPPAGWSPALLRAVDQALALKPEARPQSIDAFAALAEINTHRSTEIGRLKKTGTMLVPVEEDAATAKPLWARAKTPLQIAAGVLVGVIVGALLFRGEPADLPETPPTATATPTATPVTPTPAGGLIARVYIRMSDADRLLVNGKPQKAVAASSGFAFIQLPAGKYDITLQSGSQTHTQSLAIATPGTWLINPQG; this is encoded by the coding sequence ATGACAACCAGCGATTACACTCCAGCGATAGCCGACGCCCTGCCGCCGGGTTATCGTTTTGACGAATTTGAAATACAGGACGTTTTACAGACCACGCCGTGCGAAATCATCTATCGCGCGTGGGATCATCAGCTGGAACGCGCCGTTATCATTCGCGAGTATATGCCGCGCGCGATGGTGGTGCGCAGCGATGACATGCACCTCACCCTGCGCAGCCAGCAGGATCATCCGGCGTACAGCGCGGGCCTCGCCGCCTTTATCCAGGATGCCCGTCGGCTGGCGAAGTTTAACTATCCGGAACTGGTGCAGGTGCTGCGCTTCTGGACGGAAAACGATACCGCCTACACCGTAACGCGCTATTACAGCGGCATCACGCTCGCCGAACTGCACCAGCAGCAGCCAGACGTGCTGGACGAGGAGTGGGTACGTCGCATCCTGCCGATGCTGTGTGGCGCGCTGGCGGCGTTGCATGCCGAAGGCGTGATCCACCGTGATTTATCGCCAAAAAGTATTCAGATCCAGGACAACGGCGTACCGCTGCTGCTGACCTTTGGCGTTTCGCGTCCGCAGGGCGATGAAGTGCGCGATCTCAACACCACCATGCTGCATGCGGGCTATGCGCCGCTGGAGCAGTACAGCAGCGATCTGGAAAACCAGATCGGGCCGTGGACCGATATCTACGCGCTGGGTGCCGTGCTTTATACGCTGATCACCGGTGTTGCGCCGCCAGCCAGCGTGACGCGCAGCATTCAGGATAACTGCATTCGTCTGACGGAAAACCCGCCGGCGGGCTGGTCACCGGCGCTGCTACGGGCGGTGGATCAGGCGCTGGCGCTGAAACCGGAAGCACGTCCGCAGTCCATCGACGCCTTTGCGGCGCTGGCAGAAATCAACACGCATCGCAGCACGGAGATCGGCAGGCTGAAAAAGACCGGCACCATGCTGGTGCCTGTGGAAGAGGATGCAGCGACAGCAAAACCGCTGTGGGCGCGCGCCAAAACCCCGTTGCAAATCGCGGCAGGCGTGCTGGTCGGGGTGATCGTCGGGGCATTATTGTTCCGTGGTGAACCTGCGGACCTGCCGGAAACGCCGCCAACCGCAACCGCGACGCCAACCGCCACCCCGGTAACGCCAACGCCTGCGGGCGGTCTGATTGCCAGAGTGTATATCCGTATGAGTGATGCGGATCGTCTGCTGGTGAACGGCAAGCCGCAGAAAGCGGTCGCGGCATCAAGTGGGTTTGCGTTTATTCAACTTCCTGCCGGGAAGTATGATATTACGCTGCAAAGCGGGAGTCAGACGCATACGCAGTCGCTGGCGATCGCCACGCCAGGCACCTGGCTGATTAATCCGCAGGGGTGA
- a CDS encoding ABC transporter permease: MRQINRHPPRGMHMMLVLLPFILLLAVYFISSAVRLDANPHDKLLPGLDQMLSALDRMAFTPDRRSGDYLFWMDTLVSLARLLTGLFIASLLGLCIGITAGVFPLWRASLSPLMTVLSMIPPLAILPVLFIVFGLDELSKIMLIVIGITPMLARDLEHRAREIPQEIIIKAQTLGANSWTLVLRVVLPLLLSRLLTSLRLLLGSAWLFLISAEAISSTAGLGYRIFLVRRYMAMDVIIPYVVWITLLAWLMDLALRKLHRVCFPWAEGGKA, translated from the coding sequence ATGCGCCAGATTAACCGCCATCCGCCCCGGGGTATGCACATGATGCTGGTGTTGCTGCCGTTTATTCTGCTGCTGGCAGTGTATTTCATCAGCTCGGCGGTACGGCTTGACGCTAACCCGCATGACAAGCTGCTGCCGGGGCTGGATCAGATGTTGAGCGCGCTTGACCGGATGGCGTTCACGCCAGACCGCCGCAGCGGTGACTACCTGTTCTGGATGGACACCCTGGTCAGCCTGGCGCGACTGCTGACCGGGCTTTTTATCGCCTCGCTGCTTGGCCTGTGCATCGGCATCACCGCCGGCGTTTTCCCGCTATGGCGGGCGTCGCTGTCGCCGCTGATGACGGTATTGTCGATGATCCCGCCGCTGGCGATCTTACCGGTGCTGTTCATCGTCTTCGGGCTGGATGAACTGTCAAAAATCATGCTGATTGTTATTGGCATCACGCCAATGCTGGCACGGGATCTGGAACACCGCGCCCGTGAGATTCCCCAGGAGATCATCATCAAAGCGCAAACGCTCGGTGCTAACAGCTGGACGTTGGTGCTGCGCGTGGTGCTGCCGCTACTGCTGTCGCGCCTGCTGACTTCACTGCGGCTGCTGCTCGGCTCAGCGTGGCTGTTTCTGATTTCCGCCGAAGCAATCTCCTCTACCGCCGGGCTGGGTTACCGCATCTTCCTCGTGCGCCGCTATATGGCGATGGACGTGATCATTCCTTACGTGGTGTGGATCACGCTGCTGGCATGGCTGATGGATCTGGCCCTGCGCAAACTGCACCGCGTTTGCTTTCCGTGGGCGGAAGGGGGCAAAGCATGA
- a CDS encoding SH3 domain-containing protein: MNLRSLLLLLVVSTVAGCKAPPPKITDDTIVTSQVNGVTLTHRHIVVPPKEFNPVNDEYRAMYPGSILSKPDFSGKVLGELKTGETYVVLGFVEQSWLAISTTDNPQLLGYVPQRALVLSERYEQALKSDRPRPKRAAKKSTCVAVDNSSKACQKGDSGTWIID; encoded by the coding sequence ATGAATTTGCGAAGCTTGTTACTCCTTTTAGTGGTCAGCACCGTCGCAGGGTGTAAAGCGCCGCCGCCGAAAATCACGGACGATACCATCGTGACCAGTCAGGTTAATGGTGTAACCTTGACCCACCGTCATATTGTGGTCCCGCCTAAAGAGTTCAATCCGGTTAACGATGAATACCGGGCGATGTACCCAGGCTCGATCTTAAGCAAACCTGATTTCAGCGGTAAGGTACTGGGTGAGCTGAAAACCGGTGAAACCTACGTGGTGTTAGGCTTTGTGGAACAGTCGTGGCTGGCAATCAGCACCACTGATAATCCGCAACTGCTGGGCTATGTGCCTCAGCGGGCGCTTGTACTCAGCGAACGCTATGAACAGGCGCTGAAAAGCGACCGTCCGCGTCCGAAGCGTGCAGCGAAAAAATCCACCTGTGTTGCCGTGGATAACAGCAGCAAAGCCTGTCAGAAAGGCGACAGCGGTACCTGGATCATTGACTAA
- a CDS encoding ABC transporter ATP-binding protein, translating to MSFININNIWQTYGDHVVLERVNLQIQEGEFCSMVGASGCGKSTFLRLLLGQEAPSRGTITLDGKPLTAEPDRSRGVVFQRYSVFPHLNVLDNVAIGLELPHAPLIGRLFGGRKKAAREQAAHMLHKVGLGQALHKYPAQLSGGMQQRLAIAQAFIMQPRVLLLDEPFGALDPGIRKDMHGLLLQLWSETRMTVFMVTHDLSEGFNLGTRLLVFDKVRLDPHEPNAYGARITYDIPLNEARMAEVMAAAPPNVVSIKEYI from the coding sequence ATGAGTTTTATCAACATCAACAATATCTGGCAGACGTACGGCGATCATGTGGTGCTGGAGCGGGTGAACCTGCAAATCCAGGAAGGGGAGTTCTGCTCCATGGTCGGCGCGTCCGGCTGCGGAAAATCTACCTTTTTGCGCCTGCTGCTCGGCCAGGAAGCGCCCAGTCGCGGGACTATCACCCTTGACGGTAAACCGCTGACCGCCGAGCCGGATCGCAGCCGTGGCGTGGTATTTCAGCGCTATTCGGTGTTTCCGCATCTCAACGTGCTGGATAACGTGGCTATTGGCCTGGAACTTCCTCACGCGCCGCTGATCGGAAGGCTGTTTGGCGGGCGTAAAAAAGCCGCCCGTGAACAGGCAGCGCACATGCTGCACAAGGTGGGGCTGGGGCAGGCGCTGCACAAATACCCGGCGCAGCTCTCCGGCGGCATGCAACAGCGGCTGGCGATCGCCCAGGCTTTCATTATGCAACCCCGCGTGCTGTTGCTTGATGAGCCGTTCGGCGCGCTCGATCCGGGGATCCGCAAAGACATGCACGGCCTGCTGTTACAACTGTGGAGCGAAACCCGCATGACGGTGTTTATGGTCACCCATGACCTGTCCGAGGGCTTCAACCTCGGCACCCGCCTGCTGGTGTTCGACAAAGTGCGCCTCGATCCCCATGAACCCAATGCTTATGGCGCACGCATCACCTATGACATCCCCCTCAACGAGGCGCGCATGGCAGAAGTGATGGCCGCAGCACCGCCAAACGTCGTATCCATTAAGGAGTACATCTAA
- a CDS encoding urea amidolyase associated protein UAAP1: protein MTQLYHSAPALREETVPGGGHLSFILKRGQILRMTDLQGGGNVSMMMLNAHEKSERLNLPDTLKGQHTARLTAGQCFYSDMGRVLTGILADTCGWHDPFGGVLNAAETLEKYGEGRYQERRNGFYRNGMDNLLVEMGKWDLNLEDLLMVVNFFSKVSVAADGRFRFQPDFSAPGSHVELYAAMDTLIVLTSLQHPLDPNPAYAPRPVSLSWYQADDPQAAEHALLTRPENGRALDNTHLFAL, encoded by the coding sequence ATGACGCAACTTTATCATTCCGCCCCCGCGCTGCGCGAAGAAACCGTCCCCGGCGGCGGTCATCTCTCTTTTATTCTCAAGCGTGGTCAGATCCTGCGCATGACCGATCTACAGGGCGGAGGCAACGTCAGCATGATGATGCTCAACGCCCATGAAAAAAGTGAACGCCTGAATCTGCCGGACACTTTGAAGGGCCAGCACACCGCGCGACTGACCGCCGGGCAGTGCTTTTATTCGGATATGGGGCGCGTGCTGACCGGCATTCTGGCGGATACCTGCGGCTGGCACGATCCCTTCGGTGGCGTGCTGAATGCGGCAGAAACCCTGGAAAAATACGGCGAGGGGCGCTATCAGGAACGGCGCAACGGCTTTTACCGCAACGGCATGGATAACCTGCTGGTGGAGATGGGCAAATGGGATCTGAACCTTGAAGATCTGCTGATGGTGGTCAATTTCTTCAGCAAAGTGAGCGTTGCTGCCGATGGCCGCTTTCGCTTTCAGCCGGATTTTTCCGCGCCGGGCAGTCATGTCGAGCTTTATGCGGCGATGGATACGCTGATTGTCCTCACTTCGTTACAACATCCTTTAGATCCAAATCCGGCATATGCCCCACGGCCGGTATCGCTCAGTTGGTACCAGGCAGACGATCCGCAGGCTGCTGAGCACGCGCTGCTGACGCGCCCGGAAAATGGCCGCGCGCTGGATAACACCCATCTTTTTGCCCTGTAA